Within the bacterium genome, the region AAAGAATAAGGCAAATAGAAGCACGAGCATTAAGAAAGCTTCGAAAACCATTCAAACTTCGAGAGCTTCAACAATACCTCAAAGAAGAATAGCAAGGAGCAAGAGATGGCTGTTACCGTTGGTCGGGAAGACCGAGGCGACATAAAGATAACAGTTGAACTGGCACCTGAAGGTCATGGCATAGAAGTAGAGCTTGAATCAAGCCTTGAACGCCTCTACGGGGAGTCCATAAGGGAACAAATAAAAAATGAACTGAAAAAATTTGGTATAGCGGACGCAAAGGTTAAATGTATTGACGATGGCGCGCTTCCATATGTTATATCAGCGCGCGTGGAAGCCGCAGCAAGATTGCTTCTGGGAGAGGGCGAAGATGAAAGATAGAATAAGGCGAAGCAGACTCTACATGCCAGCTAACAATCCATACCTTTCGCAGAACGCATTCCTTTTTGGCGCGGATTGCATAATACTCGACCTTGAGGACTCAGTTCCACCATCGGAGAAGTTCTCAGCACGAATCCTCCTTAAACACATTCTTCTTAATGTCGATTTCGGTGAGAGTGAACGCGCGGTAAGAATAAATCCGCTATCAAGCCCATTTGGCAGGAAAGACCTTGAGGAAATCGTTCCCGCAGAACCCGATATGATAGTTATTCCAAAAGCCGAATCCGCCGAAGATGTGAGAATAGTCGATGAGATGGTAAACGAAATAAAACTGAAACATGGCATCGAAAAAGATATATACTACATGGCAATAATAGAGAGCGCGAAAGGGGCTCTTAACTCATACGACATAGCTTCAGCGTGCGAGAGAATGGCTGTGTTAGCCTTCGGCGCCGAGGATTTCACCCGTGACATAGGAGCAGCGCGAAGCCGTGAGGGCAAAGAAACATTTGTAGCACGAAGTCTCGTGGTTATGGGCGCAAAAGCCGCGGGGATTCAAGCATCGGACACGGTTTGGAGCGACATAGAGGATGTGGAGGGTTTGCGGGCAAGCACAGAGGAGGCAAAAGCTCTTGGTTTTGACGGCAAAGGAGCGATTCACCCCTCGCAGGTTGAAATCATAAACGAGGTATTCACGCCAACGGCTGAGGAGATAGAATACGCAAAGAAAGTTATTGAGGCTTTTGAGGAAGCAAAGCGAAAAGGAAGCGCCGTGGTGGCGCTTGGAAGAAAGATGATAGATCCACCAATAGTAAAGAGGGCTGAGAGAATAATAAGGATTGCCCAAAAACTCGGCCTTTTGGAAGACAATGTGAAAAGATAAGTATAAATTCTAAAATAAGGAGGAAACCATGGCGTTTAAGAATGGAATGGCGGTGCCAGATGAAAACTGCAAAGGCTTCAAGGAAGCCAAATACATCTGGATGAACGGCGAATTCGTGGAGTGGAAAGATGCAAAAATCCATGTTTTATCGCATGTGGTCCATTACGGTTCATCGGTTTTCGAGGGGATCAGGGCATACAAAAATCCGAAAGGAACAGCAATTTTTCGTTTGAAGGAGCACACGGATAGGCTTTTTAATTCGGCAAAAATTTATCGGATGGAAATCCCTTTCACCAAGGATGAGATAAACGAAGCCATAAAGGAAACCATCCGTAAAAACGGGGTTGAGTCGTGCTACATTCGTCCGCTTGTTTATCGTGGCTACAACTCGCTCGGCGTTGACCCGCGATGCTGCCCTGTTGAGGTCGCCATAGCGGTGTGGGAATGGGGTAAATATCTTGGTGCTGAAGCGCTCGAGCGCGGCGTCGATGTAAGAGTGTCGTCATGGAACAGAATGGCACCAAACACATTCCCTGCTGCAGCGAAAGCCGGCGCGAATTATATGAACTCACAGCTCATCAAGATGGAAGCGTTGCTTGACGGCTATGTTGAGGGTATCGCACTCGATGTTAACGGGTATGTTTCTGAGGGCAGCGGCGAGAACCTATTCATTGTTATGAACGGCAAACTTATAACTCCCCCCCTCGGTGCGTCAATACTTGCTGGCATAACTCGCGATTCAGTAATACGAATAGCAAAGGACTCGGGAATAGAAGTAGAGGAAACCCTTATTCCCCGCGAATTCCTTTACATAGCCGACGAGGTATTTTTCACCGGTTCCGCAGCTGAGATAACCCCCATAGCGTCAGTTGACAGAATCCCAGTAGGTAGTGGGAAACGAGGTCCAATAACCAAAATGCTTCAGGAGAAGTTTTTCGACATCGTTGAAAACGGCAACGACCCATACGGATGGCTTGAGTATGTGTGATAAGCCCAACGGTGGATAATGTCACTTCTTGAGGTTATCGGCTTGACGAAGCGCTACCAATCACGCTGGGTGGCGCTATCCGATGTTACTTTTAGCCTCGATGAAGGTGAATTCGCTTTTCTGGTGGGACCATCCGGAGCAGGGAAATCAACGCTTATATCGATAATTCTTGCTGAGATTCCGCCCGATAAAGGCAAAGTAATTTTCGATGGAGTGGACATAACTACCTTAAGTCGCAAAGAAATACCTTTCTACAGACGAAAACTTGGTGTAATATTTCAGGACTTCAGACTTCTTCCAGATAAGACCGCATGGGAAAATGTGGCTTTCGCACTTTATGTGTGCGGCTATCCGAAAAAATACATTCGCCAGCGCACGGGTGAGCTTCTCTCGCAGGTTGGTCTACTTC harbors:
- a CDS encoding HpcH/HpaI aldolase/citrate lyase family protein, with protein sequence MKDRIRRSRLYMPANNPYLSQNAFLFGADCIILDLEDSVPPSEKFSARILLKHILLNVDFGESERAVRINPLSSPFGRKDLEEIVPAEPDMIVIPKAESAEDVRIVDEMVNEIKLKHGIEKDIYYMAIIESAKGALNSYDIASACERMAVLAFGAEDFTRDIGAARSREGKETFVARSLVVMGAKAAGIQASDTVWSDIEDVEGLRASTEEAKALGFDGKGAIHPSQVEIINEVFTPTAEEIEYAKKVIEAFEEAKRKGSAVVALGRKMIDPPIVKRAERIIRIAQKLGLLEDNVKR
- a CDS encoding citrate lyase acyl carrier protein, with amino-acid sequence MAVTVGREDRGDIKITVELAPEGHGIEVELESSLERLYGESIREQIKNELKKFGIADAKVKCIDDGALPYVISARVEAAARLLLGEGEDER
- a CDS encoding branched-chain amino acid transaminase, coding for MAVPDENCKGFKEAKYIWMNGEFVEWKDAKIHVLSHVVHYGSSVFEGIRAYKNPKGTAIFRLKEHTDRLFNSAKIYRMEIPFTKDEINEAIKETIRKNGVESCYIRPLVYRGYNSLGVDPRCCPVEVAIAVWEWGKYLGAEALERGVDVRVSSWNRMAPNTFPAAAKAGANYMNSQLIKMEALLDGYVEGIALDVNGYVSEGSGENLFIVMNGKLITPPLGASILAGITRDSVIRIAKDSGIEVEETLIPREFLYIADEVFFTGSAAEITPIASVDRIPVGSGKRGPITKMLQEKFFDIVENGNDPYGWLEYV
- the ftsE gene encoding cell division ATP-binding protein FtsE: MSLLEVIGLTKRYQSRWVALSDVTFSLDEGEFAFLVGPSGAGKSTLISIILAEIPPDKGKVIFDGVDITTLSRKEIPFYRRKLGVIFQDFRLLPDKTAWENVAFALYVCGYPKKYIRQRTGELLSQVGLLHKARAYPQELSGGEQQRVAIARALVHSPLLLLADEPTGNLDPNSIDEIMELLIEINSQGTAILMATHNIELVERFGFRVIELAEGRLIGDRPGRKPK